Proteins encoded by one window of Dokdonella sp.:
- a CDS encoding polysaccharide deacetylase family protein: MSDRHLRVGRSSRRRFVADTLHALRLLGPLSRLRHALAGDLCIVAYHRVLDVDDEDAFDFDLDLVSASRTGFRAQMRLLRERFNPVRFADVAAALDGGPPLPPRAVIVTFDDGYDDNYRCAFPILRELGVPAMFFVSTGHIESGLAYAYDWFVHMLLTVPVQNLRIDELDLDIDLPETRVQRRLLGAAVLDRMKAVPAEVQGAVIARLEVQWNIPRARGHADCRPMSWDQLREMHAAGMEVGSHGVWHHMLARLDDASMRAEVIASRQAIGAALGAPCEVISYPVGGFDAYDGQVLAAVREAGYALGCSYVSGTNRLPPAEPFALRRLAVERHMDEAWFAALVGLPEAFSYPSRRRVG, from the coding sequence TCGCCGACACCCTGCACGCCCTGCGCCTGCTCGGGCCGTTGTCGCGCCTGCGCCATGCCCTCGCCGGTGATCTGTGCATCGTCGCCTATCACCGCGTGCTCGACGTCGACGACGAGGATGCGTTCGACTTCGACCTCGACCTGGTCAGCGCCTCGCGCACGGGTTTCCGCGCGCAAATGCGTCTGCTGCGTGAACGCTTCAACCCGGTGCGTTTTGCCGACGTGGCCGCGGCGCTGGATGGCGGTCCGCCATTGCCGCCGCGTGCAGTTATCGTCACCTTCGACGACGGCTATGACGACAACTATCGCTGCGCGTTCCCGATCCTGCGTGAACTCGGCGTTCCGGCGATGTTCTTCGTTTCCACCGGTCACATCGAAAGCGGTCTCGCCTATGCTTACGACTGGTTCGTGCACATGCTGCTCACGGTGCCCGTCCAGAACCTGCGCATCGATGAACTCGACCTCGACATCGACCTGCCGGAAACGCGCGTTCAGCGGCGCCTGCTCGGCGCGGCCGTGCTCGACCGCATGAAGGCAGTGCCGGCTGAGGTGCAGGGGGCGGTGATCGCCCGGCTCGAAGTGCAGTGGAACATCCCACGTGCGCGTGGCCACGCCGACTGCCGGCCGATGTCTTGGGATCAACTGCGCGAAATGCACGCAGCCGGCATGGAAGTCGGATCGCACGGCGTCTGGCACCACATGCTGGCACGCCTCGACGATGCGTCGATGCGGGCCGAAGTGATTGCCTCTCGGCAGGCGATCGGTGCGGCACTCGGCGCCCCGTGCGAGGTCATTTCCTATCCGGTCGGCGGCTTCGATGCCTATGACGGACAGGTGCTCGCAGCGGTACGCGAGGCAGGCTATGCACTTGGTTGCAGCTACGTGTCCGGCACCAACAGGCTGCCACCCGCCGAACCGTTCGCGTTGCGCCGCCTTGCTGTCGAGCGGCATATGGACGAGGCCTGGTTCGCCGCGCTGGTTGGCCTGCCGGAAGCGTTCAGCTATCCATCGCGGCGACGCGTCGGTTGA
- a CDS encoding O-antigen ligase family protein, whose translation MYFFILVYIILVLIRPQDYPEWAGSGIPFQPIALVLAFLCWLPARDKDLSAPQNLLLPAFLLAQMASHLVNGWAGGALEELTTFGPAVLAFFVLSHVAAGRERLLMLLAVFALCGLVLAAHGIEQAELGEGWTGIGLSQGTRIQYVGIFNDPNDLGMLFLIVLPMALFLSSRGGWAGLRRLFWWGAAAAIVYAVYLTASRGAAVALLVVTGVWVWRRRGIVWAGVIGVAALAALVALPSRLGELDAGESSAAGRVDAWYTGLEMFLSHPLFGIGPGLFADNNANLTAHNSFVLVIAEMGIVGYVIWLAFLGYGLMMSLAVLRHSPQPSDDARVTAEWKSERALAMTMLLSQVGYLATAFFLSRSYVILLYLLAAVVVGWYTGMRRRWPGLPTFSLARDLVRWPALAVASIVGLYIIVKLLLATS comes from the coding sequence ATGTACTTCTTCATCCTCGTCTACATCATCCTCGTCCTGATTCGCCCGCAGGATTACCCGGAATGGGCAGGATCGGGCATCCCGTTCCAGCCGATTGCGCTGGTTCTCGCCTTCCTGTGCTGGCTGCCGGCGCGCGACAAGGATCTGTCTGCACCACAGAATCTGCTACTGCCCGCCTTTCTGCTCGCCCAGATGGCCTCCCATCTCGTCAATGGCTGGGCGGGTGGTGCACTTGAGGAGCTGACCACGTTCGGTCCGGCCGTGCTCGCCTTCTTCGTGTTGAGCCACGTCGCAGCGGGGCGCGAACGCCTGCTGATGCTTCTGGCCGTATTCGCGCTGTGCGGCCTGGTACTCGCGGCGCACGGTATCGAGCAGGCCGAGCTTGGCGAGGGCTGGACCGGCATCGGCCTGTCGCAGGGCACGCGCATCCAGTACGTCGGCATCTTCAACGATCCCAACGACCTCGGCATGCTGTTCCTGATTGTGCTGCCGATGGCCCTGTTCCTGTCGTCGCGCGGTGGCTGGGCTGGTCTAAGGCGCCTGTTTTGGTGGGGCGCGGCGGCCGCGATCGTGTATGCGGTCTATCTGACCGCCTCGCGCGGGGCCGCGGTTGCACTGCTGGTGGTGACCGGCGTCTGGGTCTGGAGGCGCCGCGGTATCGTCTGGGCCGGTGTCATCGGCGTGGCAGCACTCGCTGCACTGGTGGCCTTGCCATCGCGCCTTGGCGAGCTCGATGCCGGTGAATCCTCCGCGGCTGGACGCGTCGACGCCTGGTACACCGGCTTGGAGATGTTCCTCTCGCATCCGTTGTTCGGCATCGGCCCGGGCCTTTTCGCCGACAACAACGCCAACCTGACCGCACACAACTCGTTCGTGCTGGTGATCGCCGAGATGGGCATTGTCGGCTACGTGATCTGGTTGGCCTTCCTTGGCTACGGCCTGATGATGTCCCTGGCCGTGCTGCGCCATTCGCCGCAACCCAGCGACGATGCGCGCGTGACGGCTGAATGGAAATCCGAACGCGCGCTGGCGATGACCATGCTGCTGTCCCAGGTCGGTTATCTCGCTACTGCGTTCTTCCTCAGTCGCAGCTACGTGATCCTGCTGTATCTTCTCGCCGCAGTGGTCGTCGGCTGGTACACCGGCATGCGTCGCCGCTGGCCCGGTCTTCCGACCTTTTCCCTCGCGCGTGACCTCGTGCGTTGGCCCGCGTTGGCGGTGGCGAGCATCGTCGGCCTCTACATCATTGTGAAGCTCCTGCTGGCGACCTCATGA
- a CDS encoding oligosaccharide flippase family protein — protein MNTRSKALRNTLFSTIGIYTEYVLGMLTSIFIARHLGPADFGTYSAIIWLVAMGVAMTNSGTASAVIKFVAELRGGGQEELIKPTIAYLRRAQRGFLFVVLAAGAVLFGLAGGHFAPGFNHLLLYAFFVIAIALRAQYMLNIGVAKGFEDFRATAVIALVATPLNLAMVVFAWWLDAEVMALLVVFLVSSLVFWGMSHSRTRPLIPSAPAGVILPQELLRRLRRHMRLVAVTVTVGFLVASEVEVFFLNLYSDAAAAGQFKVAYQLAAGAAMLVPGVIGALLLPMMANALSRGRDIAARRFVASTSYLMLLAAPLAAFGAVFSGPIIVLMYGQAYAPAIPVFAVCLAACALTTASQGGSSLLVSADRQGTILALVVACGVLKIALDVVLIRAWGLRGATVAYLAVAIVNAAAIFVLAIRSVGMSLEWWRLLRILAAAVISAAMLVPLLGHWRPLPTLLVAGSLMAAIYALLSLVLRCWSSGDIEHLTQLHQRYARGRPRALARLLAWSGREPTNQGVP, from the coding sequence ATGAATACCCGCTCCAAGGCGCTGCGCAACACCCTGTTCTCGACGATCGGCATCTATACCGAGTACGTGCTCGGTATGCTGACGTCGATCTTCATTGCGCGCCATCTCGGCCCGGCTGATTTTGGCACTTACAGCGCGATCATCTGGCTGGTCGCTATGGGCGTTGCCATGACCAATTCGGGAACGGCGAGCGCGGTCATCAAGTTCGTCGCCGAACTTCGTGGCGGTGGGCAAGAAGAGCTGATCAAGCCGACGATAGCCTATCTGCGTCGTGCGCAACGTGGCTTCCTGTTCGTCGTGCTGGCGGCCGGCGCTGTACTGTTCGGTCTCGCAGGCGGGCACTTTGCACCAGGATTCAACCACCTTCTGTTGTACGCGTTCTTCGTCATCGCGATCGCCTTGCGCGCACAGTACATGCTCAACATCGGCGTGGCCAAAGGTTTCGAGGATTTTCGCGCGACCGCGGTCATCGCGCTGGTGGCGACGCCGTTGAACCTTGCTATGGTCGTCTTCGCCTGGTGGCTCGACGCGGAGGTCATGGCCTTGCTTGTCGTGTTCCTCGTTTCGAGCTTGGTGTTCTGGGGGATGTCGCACTCCCGCACGCGGCCGCTGATTCCGTCGGCACCGGCCGGGGTGATACTGCCGCAGGAGCTGCTGCGCCGCCTGCGTCGCCACATGCGACTGGTCGCGGTGACCGTCACGGTCGGCTTCCTCGTCGCCAGCGAGGTCGAAGTGTTCTTCCTCAACCTGTATTCCGATGCGGCGGCCGCTGGCCAGTTCAAGGTCGCCTACCAGCTCGCCGCGGGGGCGGCGATGCTCGTGCCGGGAGTGATCGGTGCGCTGCTGCTGCCGATGATGGCAAACGCCTTGAGTCGGGGGCGCGACATCGCCGCGCGCCGCTTCGTCGCCTCGACCAGCTACCTGATGCTGCTGGCTGCACCACTCGCAGCGTTCGGCGCGGTGTTCAGCGGGCCGATCATCGTGCTCATGTACGGCCAGGCCTACGCACCGGCGATCCCGGTATTCGCTGTCTGTCTCGCCGCATGCGCATTGACGACGGCATCGCAAGGCGGTTCGAGCCTGCTCGTCAGCGCGGATCGCCAGGGCACGATCCTTGCCCTCGTGGTTGCCTGCGGCGTGCTCAAGATCGCCCTCGACGTGGTGCTGATCCGCGCGTGGGGACTGCGTGGCGCGACCGTGGCCTATCTCGCCGTCGCCATCGTCAACGCTGCCGCGATCTTCGTCCTCGCGATCCGCTCGGTCGGCATGTCGCTGGAGTGGTGGCGCTTGTTGCGCATCCTCGCTGCCGCCGTGATTTCTGCGGCGATGCTGGTGCCGCTGCTCGGCCACTGGCGACCCCTGCCGACCTTACTCGTCGCGGGTTCGCTGATGGCCGCCATCTATGCATTGCTGAGCCTCGTGCTGCGCTGCTGGAGCAGCGGCGACATCGAACACCTGACACAGTTGCATCAGCGCTATGCACGCGGCCGTCCACGGGCGCTCGCGCGCCTGCTCGCCTGGTCGGGGCGCGAGCCGACCAATCAGGGTGTGCCATGA
- a CDS encoding phenylacetate--CoA ligase family protein, whose protein sequence is MSSVYEGLFRHVLFPLYESVLRRRSTLAYLAEAERNQWLSADELGALRWKKLERLLAHCWEEVPYYRRRWRELGLEPGDIRDEAAFARLPVLGKEEIRANFDDLHARSWRGCLSYKTTGGSTGEPLRFGYTRESYERRIAAMWRGYSWAGARMGRRTLYLWGAPITHASARRAWKDRLYHAAFNRHMLNAFLMSADNLPEYAAAIERSRPEIIVGYVGPLVRLAEWLRAQGRKPHRPHAVLGAAEALHAPQRALLEEVFGAPVYDTYGCREFMLIASECAHREGLHTTADHLHVELANLQARHAGGESGDVIVTDLHNFGMPLLRYANGDMATPSRRTCACGRGLPLLERIDGRRLDTLRTPAGHLLPGEYIVYAFLDVLSVKRYQVVQRESDALDIRLVPGDGFGEATLEQIRRLLENVIGESMKLRFHVVDDIPASASGKYRVAICELR, encoded by the coding sequence ATGAGCAGCGTGTACGAAGGCCTGTTTCGTCATGTCTTGTTCCCGCTCTACGAGAGCGTACTGCGCCGACGCAGCACCCTGGCCTACCTGGCCGAGGCCGAGCGCAACCAGTGGCTCTCGGCCGACGAGCTGGGGGCATTGCGCTGGAAGAAGCTCGAGCGCCTGCTGGCGCATTGCTGGGAGGAGGTCCCGTACTATCGGCGCCGCTGGCGCGAACTCGGGCTCGAGCCGGGCGATATCCGCGACGAGGCCGCGTTCGCGCGTCTGCCGGTGCTCGGCAAAGAGGAGATCCGCGCAAATTTCGACGACCTGCACGCCCGTTCCTGGCGCGGGTGCCTGAGTTACAAGACGACCGGTGGCTCGACCGGGGAGCCACTGCGGTTCGGCTACACGCGCGAGAGCTACGAAAGGCGTATCGCGGCGATGTGGCGTGGCTATTCCTGGGCGGGTGCACGCATGGGGCGGCGCACGCTGTATCTGTGGGGCGCGCCGATCACTCACGCGTCGGCGCGACGGGCATGGAAGGACCGCCTCTACCACGCAGCGTTCAATCGTCACATGCTCAACGCGTTCCTCATGAGTGCAGACAACCTGCCCGAGTACGCGGCGGCGATCGAACGTTCGCGACCCGAAATCATCGTCGGCTACGTCGGTCCACTCGTCCGTCTTGCCGAATGGCTGCGCGCACAGGGTCGCAAGCCGCATCGTCCACACGCCGTGCTCGGTGCCGCCGAGGCCCTGCATGCGCCGCAGCGTGCCCTGCTCGAGGAAGTATTCGGAGCGCCCGTCTACGATACGTACGGCTGCCGCGAGTTCATGCTTATCGCGAGCGAATGCGCACATCGAGAAGGCCTGCACACGACGGCGGACCACCTGCACGTCGAACTGGCCAACCTGCAAGCCCGCCATGCGGGTGGCGAATCAGGCGATGTCATCGTCACCGACTTGCACAACTTCGGCATGCCGCTGCTGCGCTACGCCAACGGCGACATGGCGACGCCATCGCGACGAACCTGCGCCTGCGGACGAGGCCTGCCCCTGCTCGAGCGCATCGACGGACGCCGGCTTGATACCTTGCGCACGCCGGCTGGTCATCTGCTGCCTGGCGAATACATCGTGTATGCATTCCTGGATGTGCTTTCGGTCAAGCGCTACCAGGTCGTGCAGCGTGAATCGGACGCGCTCGACATTCGGCTTGTGCCGGGCGATGGATTCGGTGAGGCGACGCTCGAGCAGATCCGCAGGCTGCTTGAAAACGTGATCGGCGAGTCGATGAAATTGCGCTTCCATGTCGTCGACGACATCCCGGCCAGTGCGAGCGGCAAGTACCGCGTCGCCATCTGCGAACTGCGGTGA
- a CDS encoding glycosyltransferase, which translates to MKIIHVVENLERGGLERAVIDLATAQVARGDHVRIVCLFERGQLADEAEAHGAPVHACGKRGGLELGVLWRLRRHLRGAHVLHTHNATAHYHAMAAAAGLGLRCRVNTRHGMGALDTASRRERLFRRTMPYTDAVATVCEAARIDLERSGALPGSKLVAVPNGIRVERFAARSYEARAALLDTLGLSNGTRLIGTVGRLNPVKDHVGLIHAFADMRADGVDAALVIAGDGALRGELAALIAERRLEDRVFLLGDRSDVDVLLRGLDVFVLPSMTEGYSIALLEACASALPIVATMVGGNGEIVRDGVNGLLVPPGDRPALARALVRLLGDVSFATRLGAAGRTWALADASVATMAQRYDALYASVRR; encoded by the coding sequence ATGAAGATCATTCACGTCGTCGAAAATCTCGAGCGCGGGGGCCTCGAGCGCGCCGTGATCGATCTCGCCACCGCCCAGGTTGCACGCGGTGATCACGTGCGGATCGTCTGCCTGTTCGAACGTGGCCAGCTCGCTGACGAGGCCGAGGCGCACGGCGCGCCGGTACACGCCTGCGGCAAGCGCGGCGGCCTCGAACTCGGCGTGCTATGGCGCCTGCGCAGGCATCTGCGCGGAGCGCATGTCCTGCATACACACAATGCCACCGCGCACTACCATGCCATGGCTGCTGCCGCCGGCCTGGGTCTGCGCTGTCGCGTCAACACGCGCCACGGCATGGGCGCGCTGGATACGGCGAGCCGGCGCGAGAGGTTGTTTCGGCGAACGATGCCATACACCGACGCGGTGGCGACGGTCTGCGAGGCGGCGCGGATCGATCTCGAACGCAGCGGCGCGTTGCCCGGATCGAAGCTCGTGGCGGTGCCCAACGGTATTCGCGTCGAGCGTTTCGCGGCACGTTCCTACGAGGCGCGTGCGGCTCTGCTCGACACGCTCGGGCTCAGCAACGGCACTCGCTTGATCGGTACGGTCGGGCGGCTCAACCCGGTCAAGGACCATGTGGGTCTGATCCATGCCTTTGCGGACATGCGGGCGGATGGTGTCGATGCAGCCCTCGTCATCGCTGGCGACGGCGCCCTGCGCGGTGAGCTCGCGGCGCTGATCGCCGAGCGACGGCTTGAAGATCGCGTGTTCCTGCTCGGTGACCGCAGCGATGTCGATGTCCTGCTGCGCGGCTTGGATGTGTTTGTCCTGCCGTCCATGACCGAGGGCTACTCGATCGCCCTGCTCGAGGCCTGTGCAAGCGCGCTGCCGATTGTGGCAACGATGGTTGGTGGCAATGGTGAGATCGTGCGTGACGGCGTCAACGGCCTGCTCGTGCCACCGGGAGACCGACCTGCGCTTGCACGGGCACTGGTGCGCCTGCTCGGAGATGTCTCCTTCGCCACTAGGCTCGGTGCAGCGGGCCGGACTTGGGCGCTCGCCGACGCGTCGGTCGCTACCATGGCTCAACGTTATGACGCGCTGTATGCGTCGGTACGCCGCTGA
- a CDS encoding polysaccharide deacetylase family protein, which yields MNPRPRKILLLRWLPGRLMLTRAPATGQSLYLTFDDGPNPGHTPAVLDLLARYKAKATFFVLGSQAERNPGLMQRIADEGHAFGNHSWDHPSFLRIPPAEQCEQIERTDRVIGAYNGGRPISFRPPSGRFPPTLLLRFLRQRRRMAYWSYDSLDYRREPLERMLATIRAQPPVAGDVVLMHDDSDLTTQALAALLPEWCAAGFALRALPD from the coding sequence ATGAATCCCAGGCCGAGGAAGATCCTGCTGCTGCGCTGGCTGCCGGGGCGCCTCATGCTGACCAGGGCCCCGGCGACTGGCCAGTCCCTGTACCTGACCTTCGACGATGGCCCAAATCCCGGGCATACCCCAGCGGTGCTCGACCTGCTCGCACGTTACAAGGCGAAGGCGACGTTCTTTGTGCTCGGCAGCCAGGCCGAGCGGAATCCCGGGCTCATGCAGCGCATCGCCGACGAGGGGCATGCCTTCGGCAACCACTCCTGGGATCATCCATCGTTCCTGCGGATTCCACCGGCGGAGCAGTGCGAGCAGATCGAGCGCACTGATCGCGTGATCGGTGCGTACAACGGCGGTCGACCGATCTCCTTCCGGCCGCCATCCGGACGCTTTCCTCCAACCTTGTTGCTGCGTTTCCTGCGCCAGCGCCGGCGCATGGCCTACTGGTCCTACGATAGCCTGGACTACCGTCGCGAACCGCTCGAGCGCATGCTGGCGACGATCCGTGCACAGCCACCCGTTGCCGGTGACGTCGTGCTGATGCACGACGACAGCGACCTGACCACTCAGGCGCTCGCCGCCCTGCTGCCCGAATGGTGCGCCGCAGGCTTCGCGCTGCGCGCGCTGCCCGATTGA
- a CDS encoding glycosyltransferase family 2 protein yields the protein MNATQSIDEAGADLVSVVMPAWNAEATIVASIESVLAQTHAQVELVVVDDGSRDDTAALVAKIAARDARVKLLRQANAGVAAARNAGIDAARGGVIAFLDSDDRWHPRKLECQLARMRASGARVSYTTYRRVDEDGRELSVVRPPARIDHAALLRSNHIGNLTGLYERSLGEVRFRRIGHEDYVFWLELVRRAGEAVRADEGEPLADYLVRSDSVSANKWRAARWQWRIYREVEGLSALRAAGLMVAYVAHALAKRC from the coding sequence TTGAACGCGACGCAGTCGATCGATGAAGCTGGTGCCGACCTCGTCAGTGTCGTCATGCCGGCGTGGAATGCGGAGGCGACGATCGTTGCCTCGATCGAGTCGGTTCTCGCGCAGACGCATGCGCAGGTTGAGCTCGTCGTCGTCGACGATGGTTCGCGCGATGACACCGCAGCACTCGTCGCGAAGATCGCTGCGCGCGATGCACGCGTGAAGCTGCTGCGCCAAGCCAATGCTGGCGTTGCCGCTGCGCGCAATGCCGGCATCGATGCCGCGCGCGGTGGCGTGATCGCTTTCCTCGACAGCGATGACCGCTGGCATCCACGCAAGCTCGAGTGCCAGCTCGCGCGTATGCGTGCGAGCGGCGCACGGGTCAGTTACACGACTTACCGCAGGGTCGATGAGGACGGGCGCGAGCTGTCGGTGGTACGGCCGCCGGCGCGCATCGACCATGCTGCACTCCTGCGCAGCAACCATATTGGCAACCTGACCGGACTCTATGAGCGCAGTCTTGGTGAGGTGCGGTTTCGCCGCATCGGTCACGAGGACTATGTGTTCTGGCTTGAGCTCGTGCGCCGCGCGGGCGAAGCCGTGCGGGCCGACGAAGGCGAGCCGCTTGCCGACTACCTCGTGCGTTCGGACTCGGTGTCGGCCAACAAGTGGCGCGCCGCGCGCTGGCAATGGCGCATCTACCGGGAGGTCGAGGGCTTGTCGGCATTGCGGGCGGCGGGACTCATGGTGGCCTACGTCGCCCACGCCCTGGCCAAGCGGTGCTGA
- a CDS encoding heparinase II/III family protein: MIRSRFIASSALCLVAFTASTTGTAEAAITIDLSYVDTQGTAYTRFRNWVNQALAGNPGYEFSATDAAMAARISGQSNYCTLAVSMIETQVSAAEARIAAGQNPAVAGDSYLQAGPMIGDLALTYDWCAAQVSASQRSRWANYAERTVANIWSPAQAQWGGRTASWSGWGTNDPANNYYYSFLRATMYWGLASNSSTWINFLQTQKLPPLQAYFAMLHGGGSEEGTGYGTSHHKLFELYRVWRDSTGTDLAGASPHLTDTISYWLHATVPTLNRFAPYGDQARNSNPEFFDYHRHLLLEARRMTGSAAARDLASWWLGNSSVPAMTQGFNFRDDLLPAGVAPAQPGGNAPLTYIAEGVGHLFTRTAWSPTATWLTFSAGSYNQSHAHQDQGSFTLFAGNWLAVTENIWSHSGIQQGTEVHNVVRFVRNNANVRQREGTRSTMTVHQLGPGPGEVHVSGNLGAAYAAGSGVNAWTRRLDFTGNKLVIDDQFAVMAGTRAIFQINTPAQPVVSGREATAGALKIRVVEPIQANLSVVNWRNVASDFNSGWKLEVEGPASNTRFIVELTTGEQIFKGSFEPL; this comes from the coding sequence ATGATCCGCTCGCGCTTCATCGCTTCGTCCGCCCTGTGTCTTGTCGCATTCACCGCTTCGACCACCGGCACCGCCGAGGCGGCCATCACCATCGACCTGTCCTACGTCGATACGCAGGGCACCGCCTATACCCGGTTCCGTAACTGGGTCAACCAGGCGCTGGCTGGCAACCCCGGATACGAGTTCTCCGCGACCGATGCGGCGATGGCGGCGCGCATCAGCGGCCAGAGCAACTACTGCACGCTGGCCGTCTCGATGATCGAGACCCAGGTCAGTGCGGCCGAGGCGCGCATAGCCGCCGGCCAGAATCCCGCCGTCGCCGGCGACTCCTATCTGCAGGCCGGGCCCATGATTGGTGACCTGGCGTTGACCTACGACTGGTGTGCGGCTCAAGTCAGCGCAAGCCAGCGTTCACGCTGGGCGAACTATGCCGAGCGCACGGTCGCCAACATCTGGAGCCCGGCGCAGGCGCAGTGGGGTGGGCGAACCGCGAGCTGGAGCGGATGGGGGACGAACGATCCGGCCAACAATTACTACTACAGCTTCCTGCGCGCGACGATGTACTGGGGATTGGCCTCGAACAGTTCGACCTGGATCAATTTCCTGCAGACGCAGAAATTGCCACCCCTGCAGGCCTATTTTGCAATGTTGCATGGTGGTGGCAGCGAGGAAGGCACCGGATACGGGACGTCCCACCACAAGCTTTTCGAGCTGTACCGCGTGTGGCGCGATTCGACCGGTACAGATCTGGCCGGGGCCAGCCCGCATCTGACCGACACGATCTCGTACTGGCTGCATGCGACCGTGCCGACTCTCAACCGTTTCGCCCCGTATGGCGACCAGGCGCGCAATTCCAACCCGGAGTTCTTCGACTACCACCGCCACCTGCTGCTTGAGGCACGGCGCATGACCGGCAGTGCCGCAGCCCGCGATCTCGCTTCGTGGTGGCTCGGAAATAGTTCCGTGCCGGCGATGACGCAGGGCTTCAACTTCCGCGACGACCTGCTGCCGGCTGGTGTTGCCCCGGCCCAGCCCGGTGGCAACGCGCCGCTGACCTACATTGCCGAGGGCGTGGGTCACCTGTTCACCCGCACAGCCTGGAGCCCGACCGCGACCTGGCTGACGTTCTCGGCCGGCTCGTACAACCAGAGCCATGCCCATCAGGACCAGGGCTCGTTCACGTTATTCGCCGGCAACTGGCTGGCGGTGACCGAGAATATCTGGAGCCACAGCGGCATCCAGCAGGGCACCGAGGTACACAACGTGGTGCGCTTCGTACGCAACAATGCGAACGTTCGCCAGCGCGAGGGCACGCGTTCGACGATGACCGTGCACCAGCTCGGCCCGGGGCCCGGTGAAGTCCACGTCAGCGGCAACCTGGGTGCGGCCTACGCCGCGGGTTCCGGCGTCAACGCGTGGACACGTCGGCTCGACTTCACCGGCAACAAGCTCGTCATCGACGACCAGTTTGCCGTGATGGCCGGGACGCGCGCGATCTTCCAGATCAATACCCCCGCGCAACCCGTTGTCAGCGGCCGCGAGGCGACCGCCGGAGCTCTGAAGATCCGCGTGGTCGAGCCGATCCAGGCAAACCTGAGCGTGGTCAACTGGCGCAACGTTGCCAGCGACTTCAACTCGGGCTGGAAGCTCGAGGTCGAGGGTCCTGCCTCGAACACCCGCTTCATCGTTGAACTGACCACGGGCGAACAGATCTTCAAAGGCAGCTTCGAGCCGCTCTGA
- a CDS encoding class I SAM-dependent methyltransferase gives MHWKLKGIVQKVLGVLPGGHAIHYALQRRFGGLGNFASEFDSKIEDWHIMVLHLRAAGMPVTGRHLFEVGTGWYPTFPLALALAGARRVTTVDLNRHLKPELLRACIERLGSAVAIIAAATDTDPTTVRERHARLLERASHTLDLGALSDGVIAYHAPTDATRSGLADASVDTMFSNSVLEHVPPDVIDSLYAEGMRVLVPGGVMFHSVNCGDHYAYVDHSIDQLHYLRYSDTEWKRWNNAFLYQNRLRAHAFVERARAAGFAIELDTAKASERRLRELAATPVHAQFRSIPAERLCITSVDFIARKPRT, from the coding sequence ATGCACTGGAAATTGAAGGGAATCGTGCAGAAGGTGCTCGGCGTGTTGCCGGGCGGCCATGCCATCCACTACGCCCTGCAGCGCCGCTTCGGCGGTCTCGGCAATTTCGCCAGTGAGTTCGACAGCAAGATCGAGGATTGGCACATCATGGTGCTCCACCTTCGTGCTGCCGGAATGCCGGTCACGGGACGCCATCTGTTCGAGGTCGGCACGGGCTGGTACCCGACCTTTCCACTCGCGTTGGCTCTGGCGGGTGCGAGACGTGTGACCACGGTCGACCTCAATCGTCATCTCAAGCCCGAATTGTTACGCGCCTGTATCGAACGACTGGGCAGTGCAGTCGCTATCATCGCCGCAGCGACCGACACCGACCCCACCACGGTTCGCGAACGACACGCGCGGCTCCTCGAAAGGGCATCGCACACTCTCGATCTCGGTGCACTGAGCGATGGCGTCATCGCCTACCACGCACCGACCGATGCGACGCGTAGCGGGCTCGCCGACGCGAGCGTCGACACAATGTTCTCCAATAGCGTGCTCGAACACGTGCCCCCCGATGTCATCGATTCGCTCTACGCCGAGGGCATGCGCGTGCTCGTGCCGGGTGGCGTGATGTTCCATTCGGTCAACTGCGGCGACCACTATGCGTACGTCGATCACAGCATCGATCAACTTCATTACTTGCGCTACTCGGATACCGAGTGGAAACGCTGGAACAACGCCTTCCTCTACCAGAACCGCCTACGCGCGCACGCCTTCGTCGAGCGCGCGCGGGCCGCAGGTTTCGCCATAGAACTCGACACGGCCAAGGCCAGCGAGAGACGCCTGCGCGAACTCGCAGCCACGCCGGTGCACGCCCAGTTCCGCTCGATTCCCGCCGAACGCTTGTGCATCACAAGTGTCGATTTCATCGCGCGCAAGCCGAGGACGTGA